DNA from Aureimonas sp. AU20:
CGCAGCGGGCGGGAACCTTGTCGGGCGGCGAGCAGCAGATGCTGGCGATCGCCCGCGCCCTGATGGGCCGCCCTCGCCTGCTGCTTCTGGATGAGCCCTCGCTGGGTCTGGCGCCCATCGTGGTGAAGCAGATCTTCGAGGTGATTCGCGAACTCAACCGCACGGAAGGGCTCACGGTCTTCCTGGTGGAGCAGAACGCCTTCCACGCGCTTCGCCTCGCCCATCGCGGCTATGTCATGGTGAACGGGCGAATCACCATGAAGGGAACGGGTCGCGAACTCCTCGCCCGCGAGGAGGTGCGCAGCGCCTATCTGGAAGGAGGGCACCACTGATGAATCCCGAAAACGCCCTCCTATGGGAAGTCTCGCTCGTCGAGTTCGTAATCGTGACGCTGGTGATCGGCGGCGGCCTCGCCTTTGCCGTGGGCCGTTCGTCGGCGCGCAGCTGGGGCGGCTGGAGCTTTCTGGTCTTCGGTGTCGCGCTTCTGACGCTGGCGATCCGCTTCCTGCACTTCAGCCTGTTCCACGGCTCGTTCTTCCTGCCGCCGGCCACGTTCGGCACGGCGCTTCATTACGGGCTGGTGGATTTCGTCATCCTCCTCGCCTTCGCGGCGGCCGGGCGGGTGACGATGCGCTCGGCCCAGATGGCGCGGCAGTACCGCTTTCTCTCGGCCACCGAGCGGCGCTGAGCCTCGACTTCACTTTTCGCGCAAAAACGCGTCGAAAACAGGTTTTGCCTATTTTCGACGCGGGAAAGCTGGTCTTTAATCCCTCGACCGCAACAGCTTGAATCCGCTCATGAAGAGCGGACGGGGCGGCCTGAGATCCAATGGGGAAGTTCGACATGAAAAAAGCGTTCCTGGCCGGTGTGGCCTTCAACGTCCTCCTTTCGGGTGCCGCCTTCGCCGACATCACGATCGGCGTCGCCGGCCCGATGAGCGGCCAGAACGCGGCCTTCGGCGAGCAGCTCCGCATCGGCGCCGAGCAGGCGGTGGCCGACATCAACAAGGCGGGCGGCGTCAACGGCGAGCAGATCAAGCTCTCGGTCGGCGACGATGCCTGCGACCCGAAGCAGGCGGTCGCCGTGGCGAACCAGTTCGCCTCGCAGAAGGTGCCGTTCGTGGCCGGCCATTTCTGCTCGGGCTCCTCGATCCCCGCGAGCCAGGTCTATGCCGAAGAAGGCATCGTCCAGATCTCGCCGGCCTCGACCAACCCGGACTTCACCGACAAGCGTGCGGGCGACGGCATCTATCGCGTCTGCGGCCGTGACGATCAGCAGGGCGAAGTCGCCGGCAAGTACATCGCCGAGAACTTCAAGGACGGCGCCGTGGCCGTGCTCGACGACAAGTCGGCCTATGGCAAGGGCCTCGCCGACCAGACCACCAAGTTCATGGAAGCGGCCGGCAAGAAGCCGACGATTTCCGAATCCTACACGGTCGGCGAGAAGGACTTCTCCTCGCTCATCACCAAGATGAAGCAGGCCGACGTCAAGCTGATCTATATCGGCGGCTACCAGACCGAAGCCGGCCTTATCGCCCGTCAGGCGAAGGAACAGGGCCTCAAGGCCAAGGTCATGTCGGGCGACGCGATCGTGACCGACGAATACTGGGCGATCACCGGCGACGCCGGCGAAGGCACGCTGATGACCTTCTCGCCCGATCCGCGCCGCAACCCGCAGGCCGCGCCGATCGTCGCCGAGCTGGAGAAGCAGGGCAAGACGGCCGAAGGCTACGTGCTCTACACCTACGCCGCGATCCAGGCCTGGGCAGAAGCCGCCAAGAAGGCTGGCTCGACCGACTTCGACAAGGTCACCGCCGCGCTCAACAGCGACTCGCTGCCGACCGTCATCGGCGACCTGAAGTTCGACGCCAAGGGCGACGTGACCCTGCCAGGCTACGTCATCTACGAGTGGAAGAGCGGCAAGTACGACTACCTCAGCGCTTCCAAGTAAGCATCGGTTCTCCGGGCGGCGCGCAAGCGTCGCCCGTTCCGGTCTGAGACGAAAAAGCCCGGCCGCATCGCAGCCGGGCTTTTTCGTGTTGTCCGTTCAGCTTGTCTGCCGGGAAAGTCTCCCTCGCCCGTCAGACAAACGCGTTCGTATCAGTGACGCCGCGCGGCATCCTTCAGCGCGGGATAAAGCGCCTGATAGCGTTGGTGCGCGGCGGCGAAGCTTTCCACCAGCGCCGTCTCGGGCTCGAAGCGCGCCGAGATCGGGGGGTCGACCATGACGCTGGCCGGGTCCGCCCCGGTGGCGGCGCA
Protein-coding regions in this window:
- a CDS encoding DUF6867 family protein, with amino-acid sequence MNPENALLWEVSLVEFVIVTLVIGGGLAFAVGRSSARSWGGWSFLVFGVALLTLAIRFLHFSLFHGSFFLPPATFGTALHYGLVDFVILLAFAAAGRVTMRSAQMARQYRFLSATERR
- a CDS encoding branched-chain amino acid ABC transporter substrate-binding protein, whose amino-acid sequence is MKKAFLAGVAFNVLLSGAAFADITIGVAGPMSGQNAAFGEQLRIGAEQAVADINKAGGVNGEQIKLSVGDDACDPKQAVAVANQFASQKVPFVAGHFCSGSSIPASQVYAEEGIVQISPASTNPDFTDKRAGDGIYRVCGRDDQQGEVAGKYIAENFKDGAVAVLDDKSAYGKGLADQTTKFMEAAGKKPTISESYTVGEKDFSSLITKMKQADVKLIYIGGYQTEAGLIARQAKEQGLKAKVMSGDAIVTDEYWAITGDAGEGTLMTFSPDPRRNPQAAPIVAELEKQGKTAEGYVLYTYAAIQAWAEAAKKAGSTDFDKVTAALNSDSLPTVIGDLKFDAKGDVTLPGYVIYEWKSGKYDYLSASK